A stretch of DNA from Chionomys nivalis chromosome 14, mChiNiv1.1, whole genome shotgun sequence:
ACTTCTCTTTATCTTTAAAACTATCTTGGTTTTAAGATCACCTCTTAACTATTTTAAGAAaaccccagccgggcggtggtggcacacgcctttaatcccagcacttgagaggcagaggcaggcggatctctgtgagttcgagaccagcctggtctacagagctagttccaggacaggatccaaagccacagagaaaccctgtctcgaaaaacaaacaaacaaaaaaaaaaaaaaaaaaaaagaaagaaagaaaagaaaaccccaaacgTCCTCTCCGATGGTCTCTTAGTCCACTCCCACATCATTACCTGGAAAGCAGGAGCGGCCGCTGAGtatgaaggaacaaaggaagataTGAACCCTGCCTACAAGAACTCGGGAGAATTTAGCTGCTTAGCCTGTTTCTTCACTGCTGGGAATATTCGACACCATGAACAGTGCTCTACACTGGAAGAAGCGGGGTTCTACAGATTTCTGAGATTGGGAAAGGAGAGTACTTAATGATGCAATAAGGACTCTAAAAAATCTCCAAGGTAAATACGATGTAAGGGTTGGGAATTTGAGAAAACTACCAAAAGCAATGATATTTgagacatataattttaaaaacttgtgcAAATATGATAAAACATGAGATTTCAAAGAAATCGTTCTCGGCGAGTTTTTCCAGTAATGCCACCTGGACGCTCGGGATTAAAATGCCTCCATTTTCTTACAGTACCCAACATTTTGGGAAACCATGCGTGCgtcaataaatattatttattcagtcaTTCTCCTATTAAATCATCTGCAGGATGCCCATTCCCTCAAGCCGAAGTCCAAACAACGAACAGTGGTGTACAAAGTGGAGCCCTTCACCTCTTCTACCGATTTTATTTACTCCCATATCCACGTTCTCGGCAGCTTGCTCGGCCGAAGACTTCTGCTTCCCTCATCGGTGGCTGTCTAAAACTGCCGCTTTCCGTCCCATCCTCCTTCCCTCTGGCCGCCTCGTTTAGTGCTCAGTCTTGGGTATCATTTCCTCTGGCTAACTTCAACTTCTCTCCGGGCGTCTGTGCGTCCCCGGTATAAAGTCTACCTGCCTTGCCCAGCCCTGCCTGCATCTCCCACTAAACGGTAGAGCTCTGTAAATGGAAGGGCTGTTGCCTTTTCCTATGTGGACGCTCAAAAGCGTCTTAAATCAACTAAACTCATGCATTTATCTCTGAGTTGGAAAAACCCAAGAGCAAGGACCTCTTTTTGCAAACTCAACTGCAAGGACTTCCACCTCCTCGGACCCTGCCGTCCGCACTATACAGGGAAGGACAACAGAAACGAACACCTCGTAACCACCCGCCTTGGGAGACTGAGCCGGGACGCCAGAGCGGACCCGGGAGACCAGCTCTGCGCACGCGCATGGCGCAGAGGGGGGCGGTCACCAGCGCGACACGGGGAGGCTCGGCCCGAGCAGCTCGGCCCTCTAGGGTGGTGCTGGCTTTTCCCTAACCCGCTCACAGGAGATGTGCCTCCGGCAGGGGTGCGGCCGCCGTTCCGGAGCCCTCCGCCTCTTGGTTGCGCGCGCCTCCTCACCCTCGCGGCCCTGCCGTCCTCTGGAAAGGCCAGGGCAACAGCTTTCACAGCGCCTGACCCGGACGGAGTCCCGACGCGCCGGAAGTCCCGCCCCACGTCCCAGCGCAGCTCCTGGGGTCTCTGGTGCGCCTCCTGAGGTGCAGAGACGTTTGGAGGTGTTTGGAGCCGTCACTTCTGCAATTGCTCAGTGTAGCGCTCCGTACCGCAGCACCATTGCACAAACACTGCTTCCTCCCTCCTTCGCTTCCCTGTTTCTTGTCCTTTTCTTAGGCTTCACACGTCTTCTGTTTTGGCACTTAAAGAGCGTTTTCTTGTGTGCCCCAGTAACTTCAGGCCTCTACATCTTCCCATCATGCCATAACTGCCTTCAGCTTTCTTAGTCCGCTTTTTCTTCCATGAGAGCTCCCATGGGCCTTACCTGCTTTGAAGGGAGCAAGATCTTGGTCCATTTGTCTCAGCCTTCCTTACCACCCCTTTCTGCACACATTAGGAGTCACTACTTATGAAGCTGTTTGCAGAGCTTATCCAAGGAAAGGACTCATTCTTAATGTGTGCCGTACCATCCTGTGGACAGAGGTCCCAGGCTAATCAcaaaggggttggagagaagcCAACTGAGCTAACATTTGTCTCTGCGTCTTGTGGCCAAATGTGACTGGTTTCTGTTGTGCATTTCCCCATTATGATGGACCACCGTATCCTTAAACCAAAACGAATCCATCTTGAGTTGTTTCTGTTAGGTATTTCGTCACAGTAGTGAGAAAATGATTAAGACATGAATTAACTTCAGGAGCAGTGTGGTAGGACGGCCTACACATATGGAACCTCTTGTCGGGATTGCTGCTTTGatgctggcccagaactcacatgcTATCAGAGCACCATCGAGCACTTTCTCTGCCCGGTGTTGCAGTCACTAGTGTTATTGAGACGGACGAGGGAGACCCACCTCTCCTCGGGGAATGGGGTGGAAAAGTCTGTTAAGATCACTTTGTGTATTAAACCGCTCTTACTGTGAGCACTCCCTTTGCAGTGAGCCAGGACTCCACGgaacaggcagctgtgagcaaaAAGGCTGAACCGCCCACCCTGACTCACCCATGCCAGCACCAGTCGTCTGGAACATTCCACAGCCACTGTGGAGGTTTGAGTGAGAATCCCTTTCCCCCATGTTTGCACGCTTAGTCTCCAGTAGATGGACTGTTTGGGAGGAAGATTGTCGTTggtgggtgggttttgaggtttcaaacaccTGCCAGGCCTagtttgtctgtctctgcttgCAGCCTGGgcatcaggatgtaaagctcttcCCTACTGTTCCAGCACCGTGGTTAGAACAAGTGGACCCTCTGGACGTGTAAGCAAACCATTGTATAGGAGTTGCCAATGCTATGGTGTCTCCTCGCAGCGGCAGAACAGTGACTAAAAGTCCTGAGATGCCAACTCTGATGGCTATTATCAGCTGTCACCTTGACTACATCAAAACTCAAGCTAGGGACACCTGtgaggaatatttttctttctttttttttggttttttgagacagggtttctctgtggttttggagcctgtcctggaactagctctcgtagaccaggctggtctcgaactcacagagatccgcctgcctctgcctcccgagtgctgggattaaaggcgtgcgccaccaccgcccggcaggaatatttttctttacggtttttcaaagacagggtttctgtgtagccttggctgttctgaaactcttaATGTAGACCgtacaattttctttcttaaatcatttgaagtgggaggACCAACCTTTAATCCAcatcttttgaggtgggatgatccacctttaatctgatcatcttctgctggcagcctataaaAAGACACTAAAGGAGGAAGTTCATTCCTTTTCCCTGCCTGCTCTTGCTGGCAGATCCATTCTTTCACTGGCACTAGAGCCTGCTTCTTTGGGAACCTGGCATgtgctgaagaccagctgagacatccagcctcgtggCGTGAACAGCTACTAGATTCTCGGACTGCCCATTGGTAGATGGCATTGTTGAACTAGCTGGACCAATCTGAAAGTGACTAGGTTGTAAGCCACTCTAGAGAACCTTGAGGAATATACCACCGTCCTGCCTGAATCTCCTACCTTCTGAAGGTGCAGCCAAAGGCAGGTCTGAATGACACATTTGTACCCGGCATTTTGTTAACAAGCCTGGTGCAGAAGTTGTGACTGTGACTGACCCCAAATACAAGTCTTACTACTGTAGCTGGCAGTAAGAGCAAACCGAACATCCCTTTTTGGCTCTGGAAGTAAGCTGTCTAGGTTTACTGAGTCAACAGGGAGACATTTTCCTGTGCTATCTCCCCTGGTACTGCAACATCCAGTGTCATAAAGGGCTTCTCTTGAAcagacttccttccttccgttgTGTAGGGTGGCATGGTAATGCCAAGAAAGAAGCAGGAGAGTAATGGTGGCATTTATATAGCTCAGCAGGTAGCgaggtggagttacagagggGCTGCCACTGCAGCTAAACAGCCAGAGCAAGAATAAAAGGGAAGGGCAGCACAAAAGAGCAAAGGGCAGAATGCTAAGACagatcaaaaaataataaaagcctgTAAGGGGCCGGAGATATAAACTGTAGGTTTGGTCACTGAGACAAGAAACCCCGAATGCACAGACCTATACAAGAGCTGCAACActatagctgctgccaagggctgAGACCTAGGACTGCCTGGGTGCTGTGATGCCAAACACAGTTGGCAACCTCGGAATCTTGGCTTTGTAGGCTCACACCAGAGCTATAACTCTAATAGGACGAAGGGTGCTGAGGCCCTCACCAAGTCTGCAGCCCTGTCACTGTAGACTGCCCCTAACACTCTCTGCTGCCTAACACCTACACAAACGGTGACTGCCCAAGACCAGCTCCTATGGAGCCTCAGCTGTCAGGGCATCATAGTTCTGTTCCTTCGTAGTCTGGGTCTACAGTTCATGAGTAAAACTGTGTTGTGAAAATTTTAATATCTAGAGTAGTATCAATACCCTTTAAAAAGGAGCAAGGCACAGACATTGGTCAGAGCACGAGGACCGTAATTACTAAAACACTTTGGAGTCTAGAAGGATCACACAGTTAATCCTGAGAGTGGACAAGTGGACAAGGGGGAGGATATGGGAGGGACCTGGGAACGTCAGGCTACTAGACTAGAAAAAGACactgcagtttctttttttttttttttgattttttttacaattcattttcctttaaaaatacatgtcAGAGACTATCTTTTtgttggtttcttcttttttttaatttagctctacatttttttctctgctcctctccctgtctctcccctccccttcaaccctctcccatggtccccatgctcccaatttactcaggagaacttgtctttttctacttcccatgtagattagatccatgtatgtcttagactcctcattgttgtctattgggattgtgatttgtaggctggttttctttgctttaggtttaaaaaccacttatgtgtgagtacatatgataattgtgtttctgtatctgggttacctcactcagaatgatgtttcctagctccatccatttgcctacagtTCAAGATGACACTGCAGTTTCTGAATCTCATCCGCTCCAGGGAAATCAAGCCCCGACCGACGTCAAAACTAGATCACGAGCACAGCTCCAGAAGCAAGTGTTCTGGAGCCAGCACTTCATGCTCTCAGAACTGCTTCGCTCCAGTACACTGGTCCTGCCAGGCTCCCAGTAGAGTAAACTTGAACAATATTCCAAACTAAATTAATAGGAAGGTGTGTGGTTAtgtataggttgctaatggataatcataaataatagtcaagcttgtagtcacgttagttagattttctagatatatagagatatatttcaattaggcattcttcatatctttcaaagactacagaacatggcatttaatgttttaatgacttagggtttttcatgacaatgagacacgtctgctcctggcagcaccaatctacttcaagaggaagatgggcattgaagaggctccttatggagtttgatagccatttgggcatgaaactgctcatgcctggactgttgcataaactggacacagagaaccctcagagagaggactgctgaacttgcctaaaggtgagatggtctttcggggttcctgactcataaaagagtctgcgagacattctgcaggacacagcaaaaagtgcctgaactgtctttggaatttcctgcttgatgaaaatgtctgctggatactatgggcctgaaggctgaagatggatgccccaacggtaaaaaagaactttggttgactgtacaggcagcgagatgtctctgtcatttctagaggtttggatttcttgtttgcttaggtaatattatatccttctggagtctttgatggagttgaagaatggttagttatagttatagttttccttagttatgataagagataaaacagatataaatattgtaactctaattcttgcttgataaccattttgttatatgtaattttaccacgttaaagttaaagcctttcttttttgtttaaacaaaaaaaggggaaatgatggaggagttactttcatttaataaagaaactgccttggcccatttataggccagcccttaggtgggtggagtaaacagacagaatgctgggagaaagaagccgagtaaggagtcgccatgattctcccactccagacagacgcaggttaagatctttcctggtaagccagctcgtggtgctacacagaatattagaaatgggttagatcaatatgtaagagctagccaataagaggctggaactaatgggccaggcagtgtttaaaagaatacagtttccgtgtaattattttggggcataagccatgcgggcggccgggtgctaggaacttagtccaccgctcttattacaacagttatGTCTTATATGAACAGTGGGTGTAGGACCAAAGcctcattttgaaaattttgtatgaCTCAGTACGTAGAAATAGGAATGTCCTGAATTGATCACTTTTTAAAGAGCTGATTAGGGGCTCCAACTTGGATTTAATCACCTTCaatgtttttagaaaataaaactgggTGTGAGTCACCAAGACTGGTCTATTAACTCTTAGTCTACAGGATCATCCTAGTACCGAGTATGCTGGTTCCTCGTagagccaagcattcaaatgctttttcctggTCTAGCTGCCAGCCCTTGTGTCCAAATGAAAGATCAGCCCTCTCCAATTAAGACATGACCAGATATTCAGCAGGGGCTCCACTTTTAGAAGTAACTTAAGCCATAAAAGCTATTTGAGGGTTCTCTTGACTTATATCAGCAATTCAGTTAATTCACTGAAGAAATACACAAattatgaatattaattttattacaaATTTATTCAACAGTTTAAACAAGTGAACAAATTAATAATACTAGGTTTATACTAAGGCACAAACCAAATGCATGAGTTGGAAAGTCAACTTTATTTATGAAAGTTTTCCTATACAGAAAGATGCCATTCCACCCCTTTGAAATACTGTAACTGAAACATTTCATACAGTATTCGCACAGTTTAAATTTTCCTATGTAAAACTGTACTGCAGTATTATGGGATGAGCAAAGACCTTCTCAAGGTTGGCCTAAGACATTAACAAAAgacataaaaccaaaaacaaacaaaatataaaagttaCCGAGCATAAATGGTCTACAGACAGAATGGCAACCAAGAACCGCACCTTTACCACACTACTCCACAAAGACATGGAACTATGACAAGGGAGGAGGCACACATCACGATAAACAGCCTGCTCCAACACTTACTTTGTGAACATATGGGCTGATTTTGCCAAGTAACAGTTATACTGATTTTATCAAACAAATCATCGTTGTAAACAGGGAAGACTTTCTACCAATGAAAATATGTAAATACTCTGGTCTCATTGTTCAGGTCAACAACAGCTTAAAAAGAACTTAAACCCACAGTCACCAAACAACTGATTTACAGAATTGGAATTCTTCCTGAAATCAGGGTATTGTCTGATATGTagttatgtatatatttctttacAGCAGAGATGGTGTAGACTAGTTAACCAAAGAGATCAAAATAAATTACCCAAATTACTAATTTGTCAATTATATGTCATTGTTCCTTTAAAAAACTCTTTAAGTTTATATAGGAAGTTAATTACTCTTAGGTAATATCTAAACAACAAAGGATTCCAACACTTTGGGGCAAAGTCCATCCCTGAGCTGTGAGACAGAGCAGTATCTaacaggcagaggcagcagcCCTTTAACAACCTCTGCCCATTTTAATCGCAGCAGTGTGTGCAGTCCTGGAGCGCTCCTGCTGCCGATGAGCTGATCTTTGTACTGAAACTACAAGTGCAATATTGAGAAAAATAAGGTAAATAGAAACTGGTTTTATTGTCAACTTTACATTTTTGTCAACTGCAAGATGAGCCTGCTAAAACATGGATATTCCAGTCACAATGGAAATAGTAACTTCTGGGCGTCTCTTCTGAGTCTCTGGTTTCCCAATGACATTCAGCCaaataacaaaagcaatacaATAGTAATTGAGTTTACTATTATCAATGGCActgcaaggaaaaaaaagtttgttactataaaaagaaaacaaaaaaatagagaaaagctAAACAGTAGCAAGTAGCTTCCAAGGAGGATGAAGTATCTAAAAACTATGCCATCATAATCATAATGTAATAGTAGTAATAGAAAAATTCACTATCATAAAGCTTATGATATTTTCCTCTGTactctaggctggcctggaactcgcaaAAATTTTCTTTCCCTGCATCCCAAgggatgggattacaggtgtggaccaccacactGCATCTTTGGATACAGAGGACCAGGCAGATCCACATGGCTGCACACTTGAGCAGAAATACAGTGCAAAGAAGGTTCTGTGGtttcattaaaaagaataaactcaCGAACAATGCATCCCAGGTTATGATTAAGACATGAAAAGTCTCTAATCTCAATGTTTAAATTCAAGGTGCCTGCACTCTTTGATTGAATTGCTCCACAATATTTTCCAATACAATGCCAGATACAGAACCTTTCTACATTGCAATGTGGAAGTCACTAGTAACAGTCCATCTCCTAGAAATCAGATGCAATGTAAGTTACCAGCAACCTTCAAGCAGTAAATCCAGGTTAAAGAAGAAAGAGTTCCCACTATAAGTGAGAACCCGATAGTTCTCACTCTCAAAAGCTTTGCTACTTAAATCGTAACACACAATTATAACCTAAAGGTTTCTTCTTACCTCTCATCACGGTTCGTACAGATCGAATCAGGTTCATTAGTTGAGATTTAATTCCTGGCTCCTCTCCGAATCCACCAATTCCCTGGTCTGTTCCCCAGCCAACTGTATGAGAGAAAGATGATTAGCTGAGTTAAATGTATTATGTGCTGTCTTATTCCCTCATTATGAATCTTAAAAGATTAGTTTGAGCCCTATAAAGACAAAGTATAAAGTCATACATCTTAGAGTTAAGATATTGAGTTCAATAGTTTTTTACCCCCTCTTTTGATAGTGGCAACAATCACATTCTCTTCATTGCACTTCTGAGTTTGTAAAATAATCTACAGTCCAAACAATCTCATGGTATTCAAGTCACCGAAAATGGCTACTGTTACAGCttgcttatttctttctttaaaatgatcAAAGGACCCTTTCTCAGCGTAGAACTGAAAATATGCTAGGGTGAATAATTACTAACACAATTAAAGAGTTATATCATCTAATAAAGTATCAACAGGAAAACGGAGTAGCCGGGAAGCACGTGGGCAAATTTTGACGTGCAGTTTGGGCAGGCTTTTGGAGCACATAGTTTCCCATTCTCCTTGATCATTCTTCATGTTTGCATTCTCTGTAAGTGAGTCTTTCACCTCCTCTGTCATTTCCCTTGTCATCACAAGCCACTTTCACCCTTTATCTACCAgttctctttttgttctttcttctaaaGACATGTCCTCATTTCAGTGATTCGTCCTTCTCTTGTCCTCATTTCAGGTCCACTTTCACATGACTACAGAGTTAATTAATTCCTGGCATGCTAACCTCTAAACTGAAAGACGAAGAACAAGTCTATCTTATAGACGAGAGAGCCCAAGCGTCAGGAAACTCACA
This window harbors:
- the Ier3ip1 gene encoding immediate early response 3-interacting protein 1, with protein sequence MAFTLYSLLQAALLCVNAIAVLHEERFLKNIGWGTDQGIGGFGEEPGIKSQLMNLIRSVRTVMRVPLIIVNSITIVLLLLFG